Within the Bacillus mesophilus genome, the region TAGCTACACGACCTAATGATTCAGGGAACTCATCGAAAGTAAGTGAAACAGAATGTATTACATTCAAATGAGCCTCCCTATACATATAAACTAATAATAAAACTAATAGTAGGACGCTAACTACTAAGAAGAATAAAAACAAGCCCTACAACTCCATTCTTTGTACATATGGTATATACCGATTTAATTTTAATGAAATCATACCATACATGCACGAAAAAAATAAAAATCCAAGGCCAACTATTGGATTCAGTATAAACACGAATATAAAGCTAAAGATCACGAAGTAAGAGCTAAGAATTTGAAAAGGAAAGATTCTTACTCTTTTAAAATATGCATACGTTAATTCTATACTATCCCTCAGCAGCTTTGCATTTGCGAGAAATCCTATAAAAAAGAAAAACATTCCAATTAAAAATGAGAAAGGGTCTAGAATGATAGTAGAAAGAAATTGTCCGAAGTCACCAGACTGTAAGGATGGTATAGAGCTAGCAGAAACCAATCCCCCGATGATTCCTATAAACAAACAAAAGAATGTAGCTAACATATAAAAACCCCCTTACCTTACGTGTATGAGGTTAAGAGGGTGTTCATGATTTTCAATTTTATTAATCTTCGGTAATATCCAACACTCTAAAGCCTACACTTTCGAGTTTTTTCACAAATTTGTCGATGTTATCATTTTTCTCAACCTTCATGACGATTCTTCTTACCAACTTATCTGTTTCGTCAAAGGTTGATAAAGAAATAATGTTTTCATGGTAAACCTTTGCAATTTCAGCTAAACGTGCAATTCTTCCTTCCGTTTCAACTGAAGAAAAAGCAATTCTTACACCTTTACGATGCATACCGAATGCGCTTTGGAATTGCTCTAACACATCATAGCGTGTCACAACTCCTAAATATTTTAGGTCTTCATCAACCACCGCAATAATTGGCATATCTTTTAATAAGACTAATGTCTTTTCAAAAATCTCTTCGCCTTGTAAATAAAAATCCTTGCGAGTTGCAATCTCTCCTGCTGTAGTATTAGCTAAATAGGTTTCCTTGTCCTGTGGTGCTTCAAAAAAGCACTCATAAACATGGTACCTTGTTACCATCCCAACGTATTTTCCGTCTTTAAGAACAGGAACTCCATCAATGGAGAAATCCTCGAGTTTTTTTAACGTCTCTTTAAGTGAAGCGTTATAGTCAACCGTAAAACTTTTTTCCTTCGCAATCATAATGCTTTTAACAAACATGTCCAAAGACACCCCTTTACTATACCAGTCTATATCCCTGTAATAATTTCCCCGTAACCTTCATTCCTTTTTTTACGATAATGTTTATTCCCTCCAATTATATTCAACATAGTTACAAAAAAACCCTTTCCATAAAAGACATTTTTCTAAAAAATTAATCATAGCTTTTTATGAAGAATGATTTTTTTACTTAAAATTCATCAAGAACTAACACGATGAGATAGGAGGGTGTCTTGTGTACACGTTAAGAAAAAATTATTATCCATATGCCAGTCCTTTTGATCCATGTCCACCCATTCCCGTAAAGTCTTATCCAACTCCACCGAATTTATATCTCGGTTTTCAGCCTTATGGACTTCCACAGTTTTCTCCAAAAGAAGCCTTATGTAGTGGGACCTTATGGCCCGTTTTTTACGATCCTTACTATAATCCATATGAAAAGCCATTAAGGGAGGAGAGGTAAATGAAGCAACTCCCACCTGAATATTATGCTTTATTAGAGGAACTACAAGCTGTTGATTTTGTTCTCGTTGAATTAACACTCTATTTAGACACACATCCACATGATTATGATGCAATTCAGCAATATAATCAGTTCGCTCAGCAGAGAGGATTGTTAAAAAAGCAAATTGAATCAAAATTTGGACCTTTACAGCAATATGGAAACAGCTATTCGGGATATCCCTGGAACTGGGATGACGCACCATGGCCATGGCAGGTTTAAACATATATAGGAGGGATTAACCTACATGTGGATTTATGAGAAGAAGCTGCAGTACCCGGTTAAAGTCAGTACTTGTAATCCGACCCTTGCAAAGTTTTTAATTGAGCAATATGGAGGAGCTGACGGAGAGTTAGCAGCTGCACTTCGATATCTCAATCAAAGATATACGATTCCCGATAAGGTGATTGGGTTACTAACAGATATTGGTACAGAGGAATTTGCCCATCTAGAAATGATTGCGACCATGATCTACAAATTAACAAAGGATGCCACGCCTGAACAAATGAAGGCAGCAGGCTTAGCACCGCATTATGTAAATCATGATAGTGCTTTGTTTTATCATAATGCTGCAGGTAACCCTTTTACTGCTGAATATATTCAAGCAAAAGGTGATCCTATTGCTGATCTATACGAGGATATTGCTGCAGAAGAAAAAGCCCGAGCTACTTATCAATGGATTATCAACATGAGTGATGATCCGGACTTAAACGATTCATTACGTTTCCTTCGTGAACGTGAGATTGTACATTCTCAGCGTTTTAGAGAAGCTGTTGAAATATTAAAAGACGAACGTGATAAAAAACAGTTCTTTTAACCTGGTAGCTGAATTGATTCTTCAATTCAGCTATTTATTTTCATGATATAAATTAATATCCTTTTCTTCCTTCATTTTAGCAAATACTTCATTTCTTTTCTCCCAATCGAATGGGTATCTCCATTGAATAGGACTCTTCTGTACTATTTCTTTTCTAAGATCTTGAAATTCTTTCTCATGCTTATCTTTCTTTTTTTTAAGATAGGAGCCTAGTCCACCAAGAAAAATTAAAGCACCGATGAGTACGTATAGAAAAAGATTTGATACAATCATCGCAAACATTTGATCTGCATTGGAGCCATAAGGTTCCAATATAAAATTATTTATATAAAAAAACATCAGTAAAAAGCACAGTAATGAACACCACGTACAAATAATTAGTTTCTTTTTATAAGAATCAAATTTAACTTTATGCTTATAAACGTTCTGTAGCATAACTTTGGTGGGCTCGTCTGTATGACTACCAAACTCTTCAATGAATTTTTCCAATTCACTCTCTCCTTTTTGTAATACTTGTCTTATGTATATTCAACAAGAATGTAACTTAGAAGGAAGTATGCTTAGTTGGATTGTAGTTTTATATATTTTTTTAAAGAGGAATCCTGAATGAGATAAACGGCTACCAAGAAACCAAGGAGATCTTCGTTCCAGAACACTCGCTTTCCGCGGGCGGTTGGTGAGCCTCCTCGTCGCATTCGCTCCTGTGGGGTCTCCCCTAAACCGCTTTTCCCGCAGGAGTCTCTCGTTCTTCCACTACGATCACTGCTAAAAAAATCAATTCAATTATTATACAGATAAATTAAAAAGCAACGTCTCATGACGTTGCTTTAATTTACATTTGAAGCTCAGTTTCTCTAACTGACACTCTGATTTGTGTAATTCTCTTTTCGTCCATTTCCTCAACAGCAAATAGGACATTGTTATATTCTGTAACCGGACGCTCGTCACTGTTTGGAATATAGCCTAGTTCGCCAAGTACAAAACCACTTAGTGTGTCATAATCTTCTATCGGCAGATCCAATTTTAAGGCTTCTGTTACATCATCTAAATGGGTAGTACCATCTATTAAATAAGTGTTTTCATCTATGACTTTTATTTTTTCGGTTTCTAATTCTGGTTCATCATACTCATCGAAGATATTCCCTACAATCTCTTCTAGGACGTCCTCAATCGTAACTAAACCGTCTGTTCCACCATACTCGTCGATTGCAATCGCAAGATGTGTATTATGCTTTTGCATTTCTTTAAATAGCTCATCAATACCTTTAGAATCTGGAACATAATAGGGTTCTCTGATTAACTCTAAAAGATTAAATGCTTGATGATCTTTGTTAGCAAACTGTAAAAGGTCCTTCACATGTAAGATTCCAATGATGTGATCTAGACTGTCTTGGTAAACTGGGAATCTCGTATACCTTTCAAGATTCACTAAATCAATGGTCTCTTTTAGACTAAAATGAGCAGGAATAGCTACTATATTTGTACGGTGAGTCATAATGTCAGATACCTGTTTGTCATCAAATTCAAATATATTATTGATCATTATTTTTTCATTTTCTTGAATAGTTCCCTTTTCTTTCCCTACATCAATCATCATTCTAATTTCTTCTTCTGTTACATTCTCATCGTCAGCGCTTGGATCTACACCAAACAGCCTAACAACACTGTTTGTAGAAAACGTTAATAATTTTACAAACGGAGAAGAAATTTTAGATAAAAGAGTAAGTGGGACTACTGCAAACATAGAGATTGATTCAGCTTTTTGTAGTGCTAACCTCTTAGGAACAAGTTCACCAAAAACTAATGTAAAATAAGAAAGAATTAATGTAATAATAATGACTGAAGCTGCTTCTAAAACACGTGGCGAACCGGGAACTCCTAATACAATTAGCCACTGTGTAAATCTTCCGGCAAAGCTTTCAGCAGCGAATGCACTAGCTAAGAATCCTGCCAGAGTAATTCCAATTTGAATCGTGGCTAAAAATCGACTAGGTTCCGATAATAACTGGTAAAGCATAATCGACTTTCTGTCACCTTTGTCTGCCATCAATTTAACCTTGTTATCATTTAAGGATATTAAGGCAATCTCTGATGCAGCAAAAAAAGCATTTAATACAATAAGTATTAAAAGTATAATAATCTCTATTTCCAATTTAAATAGACCTCCAAAATGGTTACGGTTCAATTTCTTTTCAGTTTCCGACTGACTGATTCTACTATATATAAAAACAGCTAGTCTACTCAAACTCTCTCAGTAGTCAATTCGCTTCATTTTAAGTTAAATTTACTGAATTAATGATATCTGGATATCCGGCTCGTTCATTTTTAAGTTCTAGCAACACCAATCGTGCTTTCTTATAAAAAAACACAAAAAAACACACCTAAAAGCTTTCATTAGATGTGTAAAACTCATATTAGTTGGCCGAGCAATGATTTATTTAGAAGACTTTAGGGGGATCTGCAGAATTTTACCATTCTCAACTTTGTTATCACTCAGCTTATTCCACTCTTTAATCAATTCTTCACCTAAACGGCTTTTATAGTAATACTGAGAGATAGAATACAAAGTCTCCCCTTCTTTTACCTCGTGATAAATGATATTGTAATCCTCTGTTGTTGCTTTTTCTGTAGATGTATCTGTTGTCTCTTCCTCAGCGCTCCCAACATCCTCACGATCAGCCTCTTCTTCACTACCAGTCAGTTCTTTGTTTTCAATCTCGACTTCCCTATTTTCCAGTTTTGTCGCTATAGAAATCTTCTCGCTATGTGAAGGATCATCCTTCGAAAGTTCATTGATTGCAGGTAACTCATTTTGCTGATGAAAGGTATATCCCAATATTGCAATAGGTAATAGGACAAATACAAACGTTAGAAATCGAAGTAGTGGAAATCTAAATTTAAATTTAGGTTTCTTCTCTTTATCCTTTGCTTGGTGTACCTTACTTCGAGGTGGCAGTGAAAGCGCATCTAATGATTTAGATGAGTCCTGTTCTTTTTTATTCATACGTTCTCTCAGATCTTGTGCTTGGTCACGATGATCATTAGAATCAGACATTGTTTCACCCCTCGTTCTCTTTAAGATAATCTATTCTTATCTTAACGCCAAATATAAAATCTATTAAAAAGTGAGCAAAAATCGTTACAAACAGGTTTTCTGTTATTTCGTATAAATATCCTAACAAAAAACTAAGTGAGATGACGATTAGAAATAACACCCATTTCTTTAGGTAACGAACATGTAAAAATGCAAATAACACACTAGCTACAACAAAACCAAAATGAGTTTGGATAACACCTCTAAATAACCATTCCTCTGCAATTGCAATAATCCAGCATAGGACAAAAATATGGAGGTATGACCGCTTTTGAAACACACGGTTGTTGATTCCCCCATCATCGAAATGATGTGCTGGGACTATCTTCATCAACCATAGGTCTATCAGAACAACGCCTATGCCGGCTACTCCACCGTACAATAGAATCTCCAAAATATCTAGCTGCCATATAGACTTAAATTGCTCTAAATCGAAGAGAAAGAAACCAATGACTGATGCTATGGCTAATAAGAACAACTGTGTTATATAGAGATGTGTTAGTACCTCGCGATCGGTCATATGCTCGATCACGTCAGATTGATTTTTCATGTAAACAACACTCACTTTATTAGGATTGATTGAAGTTCTTGTTGCCATCCTTTTAATCCAGTTTCACTTACTAGTTCGTCCTTCTTTTCATACATTTGATAATCCACCTGACATAGATCACAGCACTGCGGAACCTTATTGTTAAGTCTTTCATCAAAAATCCACAGGTACTCTTCTCTTCTACAGTTAGGGGAATGAATCCAACTGTTCATTTCTTTTAGTTTATGTTTTTTATAAATTAACCGATCTTGTATCAACGTGGTTATATTTTTAATAATCATACCCGGCTCTATGTCTTGGATTAAAATGTCTTCCTTCAGAAAACCGCCAAGTTCAAGCTGATATTTTATAAATCTCCACGCTGTTTCATTAAGTGTCGTAAAGGATAGCAGTGAAGATTCATTAATAGGCTTATTTAATGCACAAGTCCCTTTTAGAAGTTCAATAATATGCTTTAGTTCATCCAAAGAAGGGAATTCTTGTTGAATCAGTGCTTCTGGCAATTCTTGGTCAGTTGGGGAATGTAGAAGGATTGCAATGCTATTATTCCCATCTCTACCTGCTCGTCCGATTTCCTGAAGATAAGCCTCAATGGTTGTAGGATGGTGAAAATGGATGACATACCTTACGTTTGGTTTATTAACCCCCATCCCAAAAGCGTTTGTACAGCATATGATTTGTATTTGATCAGATAAAAACTGTTGCTGAATGAGCAATCTTTGTTCGTTATCCATTCCTCCGTGATAAAAGGCAACCCCTTTGATTCCAGCATCCTTAAGGAGGTTTGAAATATTCTCCGCCCACCAACGGCTTGAAAAATAGATCATCCCAGGCCCTTGAAGCTGTTGTACCCATTGTAGGAGCTTTCTTTTCTTATCGTCAATATTTGCAACCTTTTCAACATTTATTGAAATGTTTGGCCGATCGATAGAGTGTAGATGATAAGAAACTTCTTTCAGCTTCAAAATACGTACCATATCATGCAATACATTTTTTGTCGCAGTAGCCGTTAAAGCTAGACACGGAGGATTTCCTAGGTCTTCGATCACTCCACTTAATTTTAGATAATCCGTTCTAAATTCATGTCCCCACTGAGAAATGCAATGAGCCTCATCCACGACAAACAGAGAGATATGAATACTCTGTAGCCTTTTTATAAAGTAGGAATTTTGAAGCATCTCTGGGGAAACGAAGATAAACTTATAAACTGAAAGCCTTTCAATGGTTTTTCTTTTCTCTTCAAAAGATAAAAAGCTGTTAATGGCAACCGCTCTTTTTTCACCGAGCATCTGAAGCTGCTGTATTTGATCTTCCATGAGCGATAACAGAGGTGATACGATCACTACAGCCCCTTCTAATATATATCCTGGTAGTAAGTAGCAGATGGATTTACCTGCACCTGTTGGTAACATTGCTACTACATTTTTTCCGGAAATTACGTCTTCTATTATTTCTTTCTGCCCTTTTCGAAAAGAGCTATATCCGAATGTATCACGTAATACGGCTTGAATTTCCATGAGCACCACCTAGTTTGGCTAACACCAATCGAATTTCAAAGTAACTTGCTTCTATTGGTAACTGTTTCCTGATCAATTTTAACTGGTTTGTTCCTGAGTTCTTTATACACTCTGAAATAATACTGATATCCTTCGGGTTAATAAACGTTGAGATATCAAAAGAGGGATTCGTTAAGGCAATTTCAACTATATGATCTTCAATTGTATTTTTCTTTAATTGACGCATTGCTGCAATCTCTTCAATTGTTCGTCCTTGCTGGAGAAGCTCCATTGTTCTCGATGTAGATTGAGTTAAGGTCGTTGGCTTGTTGCTAACCATTGCAAGCCTGCTTAATAATGGGTATTGATCAGGATACTGTTCTAACCTATCTAACAAATAATGAACTGTAGCTTGAAATGAAATAGAAACTTTTAGCGAATCCGTTTCAAGTAGTTCAGCAATTTGTGTATTCGTGTATCCAATCCGCCTCAAACTTGTTAGCTTATAAACGAATATCGTGGATTGCAATTCATCTAAATTAGATAAAACTGAAAATAACTCGTCATGTAGATCTTTCGCAACAACTTCTCGCAAACCAGGTTGATTTTTTAAGAAGGATTTTACCCACTGCATCGTGTTTTGATCTCGACTTATTGGTATAAAACGAGTTTCATGATGAATAAGATAAGACAAGCACTGAATAGTTAACGACAAGCGTTCCCAAAAAACAGCTGTTATGCTGGAATATGCCCAACCATTCAAGGATTTTGGTATTGAGAAAGAGGAAAGCTGATTTCTTCCAGTATTATTGACAGTATAAGCTCCTTCTCCAACTGAACTGACCATTCCCTTTTCTATTAACTGTTGAACTGATCGCTCCATACCTTCTCTTGTGAGGTCAGGCAAAAGGCCAAACAGAGGTTCAAGCTGAAAAAGCTTGGCATCCTGAATTGTCTGGGAAGAGCGTTTTCCTTTATACAAATGGTAGATCGAATAAACTGTTCGCTCTCCATTAATTTTTTCTAATCCATAAAGGGTCAATAATAAGATATAGTTCATAATCGTATCCTTTTCTTATTCTTCTTTTTATTTTAGCAAATTTTCAAGGAAAATGGGTTAGTTTATATTTTCTAGGAAAGGGTATTAATATATTGTGAAACCTTGTGTGATAAGCATTCTCAATGACTTTCTTGTTGAAAAGTTGGCCAAACAGTTTTACAATATGTATGAGGAATTCGTTTCCACTTTACACTGTTACAGTAATGATGTGGTAAATAGGTGTTATCACCAAAAAGCGGTATTCTTGCATAAACTATTTATGTGTAATTTTCATTCAGGAGGGTTTTAAAAATGGCAAAGTATACAATCGTTGACAAAGAAACTTGTATTGCATGTGGTGCATGTGGTGCAGCAGCACCTGATATCTATGATTATGATGATGAAGGTATTGCATTCGTAACACTTGATGACAACGCTGGTATCGTTGAAATTCCAGAAGTATTAGAAGAAGATATGATGGATGCGTTCGAAGGCTGTCCTACAGACTCAATCAAAGTGGCAGACGAGCCATTTGATGGAGACGCTTTAAAGTTCGAATAGTATCTAGAGAATATATTCTCTAATTCATGTAAAAAACCTCTGTGATCCAGAGGTTTTTTATTTATGAAATGATAAAAGACACTGGCTCTTGGATTAAGACAGTGTCCTATTTGTGTTTAAAGTTTGAGGAACATATGTGTAGTAGCCATTTAGAGTATCTTGGTGATTTGCATGGAATTCTCTGCCAGGATTAAAAAATGTTCTTAATTTGGACACAATACTGTACCAAAAGTTATTTACGCAATTGTTGGTAATTTTTACGCAATTCTAGCCAGAGTCACGCAATTTTCCCTAACTTGGATACAAATCTCCGGCTAGCTCAAACGATTATTTACATCCTCACGCAATAAGCATAAACCAGCAGAAAATAAAGGGTACTTTTCCCTAGAAATCCAATAAATAGGCCTAACTGTCAATAATACAAAGACTCCTAGTAAAAGAGTCCTTTCAATACAAACAATTGTGAGGTTGAGAAGCTCTGTCTTCTGGTAACCTAAAGACAGAGTCCCACCTACCATTACTCTTGAATGATGGATAACTCCTGCCCGATCACAATGGTATCAGACGAAAGCTTATTCCATTCCTTAATAGACTTCACAGAAACATCATATTTCTCGGATAGCCCCCACAAAGTCATTCCTTTAGTTACCTCAACTACAATGTTATCCATTTTTTTAGAAGCTTTTACTTCTTCCTGATTAGGTTGCTTTCCTTGTATTTCTAACACATCTTCACTATAGTCTTTTGATGATACGATTACGGATGTAGAAAGTAATTGTTCAGCTTCTTTTTCAGAGATATTCCATTGATCTGCCGGTTGATCTGGTAAAGCATTGCTTAATACTGCCATTTTTTCAGCCTGCTTCTTTTCCGCCATAGCCTGGCTTACCTTACCGTCAATTAATACCGATACATCTAGAGCATGAAGCGGATTAATGGAGTTGGTTTTTTCTACATTCCAATCACCCATATGTACTTCAAAATGTAAGTGTGCACCTCTTGATCTACCCGTATTACCGACTTTTCCAATTACATCACCTTTTTTAATCTCTTGACCTTCTTCAACTAGTCTCTCGCTTAAATGAGCATACACGGTTTCAAAGCCTTCGGGATGCTTAATAAACACAACGTGACCATATGAAGATGAGTAATACGATTTTGTAACCGTTCCGTCTTCAACAGAAAATGTATCTGTCCCAGTTGGTGCAGCAATATCTATTCCATGGTGGTGGCCACCCCTTGTCCCAAAATGGTCCGTAAGTTCTCCATATACAGGCCACACCCAGTCAATCGTTTCAGCTAATATAATAGGGGATTGTTCTTCTGCCTTCACTGTTTTAACACTTAAAAACATGCAAGCAATACAAAATCCCATGATTAATACAATTAAAAGACGCCTTGATAAATCCAACATACTCCTTGTCCTCCTCTAAGCTTCTGCTGTCCACTAAATCCAAGAGATCTAGTAGCAGCAATTTGGTTTCACTATTTCTTTAGGTTGGAATTTTACTAGCTCTCCTAAGTGGTTACTTTTCCTTTTTTGTACAGAAAAAATACTCACACCCTGTAAAGTTTTCCATTAATGCTATAAAATATGAGGACAAGTTTTAAAATAGACCAAAAAAATAGAGACCATTGGCCTCTATTCAGAAATAGGAAAATATATTTGGTTTAATGCTTTCGGTACTGGTATAGGATTTGGTTCACCATTTACCTCTAATTGTAGTCCAGCCATTATTTCAGGAGTGTTTACAAATGTAACATCTGCGTATCCAAATTCCTTAGCTGTTAAGAGTATGGCTTTAATCATTAAATCATGTGAAAGATCTTCTTGATTAATCATATTTTCAGGAAAGGTTACTGATAAGCTATCAGCATCGAGTTCTGACGTTTCAATTGTAAGATCTGCTGGAATAGAAGGTTGTAGTTCAAAATTATCTACGTTTGTCTTCATAGCATTAAAAGCTTCTTCAATAGAAGTCAATCCACTGCTCTGCGGTGAACTCGGTACGATATAAGTTGAACCAGTTTCAGTAATATGCAAGAAGTATCCTTGATTCATCGTTGGTGAAAGCGGAATAGGATCAATTGGTCCATAATTATCTAATTCCACCTGACTCCCATCTTCTTTCTTTAAAATGGCCTCTGAATAGTTCATCCACCTTAAGGTTTCCTGAATGCCCTCATACAAGGCTTGGCTCTGCGCAGAGCCATTAACAGTAAAATCCGTAGGAACTGTCACTAAAACCTTGTTTCCTTCCATCTCCTCGAAAGTAACCTCTGACAGCAATGATCCACTTAACCCAAATTCTTCATAAGGAAATTGGTCAAATAGTTGATTAACTAAATCTAAGCTTGAAGTGTTTGGATCGTCATACATATACGTAACTGGAATGATCGTATTAGCCCCGATACTAGGAATCCCAAGGGTAACATACGTTTCAGCATCCTGTATGACAAGATGATTAATCTCCTGAGTAGCCATTCGTAATTCCGTACTTTCTTCTGTACTTGCTATTCCAGTCTCATCATCTGCCAGGGATGAGTTTTCTAAAGCGGCCGTTTCACTTTCACTTGCGCTTTCTTCAATTGCACTATCTTGTGTTCCACCAGTACCATTGAGGAAAGAGGGACCCATCACCATGATTAAGAGAACAGCTGCAACCGCTGCGATACTAGGTAATACCCAGACTTTTGGAGATTTTCGACGTACCTGCTCATCCTGCATACGTGCGTTTATTTTCCTGTACAACTCATCTGGAGTTTGGCGGTCTTTCACTTGAGGTAATTGTTCCAGTAACTCTTCTAGTTGCTTATCGCTCCACTCTGACTTTTTCAACTGTGCTCCCCTCCTCTCCTACTGACTGCTCCATAATCCCCTTTAAGGTTTTAAGGGCTCTATGCTGAGTGGTCTTAACTTTACTTTCTGTCCAATCTAAAGCCTCTGCCGTCTCCGT harbors:
- a CDS encoding CBS domain-containing protein; its protein translation is MFVKSIMIAKEKSFTVDYNASLKETLKKLEDFSIDGVPVLKDGKYVGMVTRYHVYECFFEAPQDKETYLANTTAGEIATRKDFYLQGEEIFEKTLVLLKDMPIIAVVDEDLKYLGVVTRYDVLEQFQSAFGMHRKGVRIAFSSVETEGRIARLAEIAKVYHENIISLSTFDETDKLVRRIVMKVEKNDNIDKFVKKLESVGFRVLDITED
- a CDS encoding spore coat associated protein CotJA — encoded protein: MYTLRKNYYPYASPFDPCPPIPVKSYPTPPNLYLGFQPYGLPQFSPKEALCSGTLWPVFYDPYYNPYEKPLREER
- a CDS encoding spore coat protein CotJB, whose product is MKQLPPEYYALLEELQAVDFVLVELTLYLDTHPHDYDAIQQYNQFAQQRGLLKKQIESKFGPLQQYGNSYSGYPWNWDDAPWPWQV
- the cotJC gene encoding spore coat protein CotJC; protein product: MWIYEKKLQYPVKVSTCNPTLAKFLIEQYGGADGELAAALRYLNQRYTIPDKVIGLLTDIGTEEFAHLEMIATMIYKLTKDATPEQMKAAGLAPHYVNHDSALFYHNAAGNPFTAEYIQAKGDPIADLYEDIAAEEKARATYQWIINMSDDPDLNDSLRFLREREIVHSQRFREAVEILKDERDKKQFF
- a CDS encoding DUF2663 family protein; translated protein: MEKFIEEFGSHTDEPTKVMLQNVYKHKVKFDSYKKKLIICTWCSLLCFLLMFFYINNFILEPYGSNADQMFAMIVSNLFLYVLIGALIFLGGLGSYLKKKKDKHEKEFQDLRKEIVQKSPIQWRYPFDWEKRNEVFAKMKEEKDINLYHENK
- a CDS encoding hemolysin family protein, whose translation is MEIEIIILLILIVLNAFFAASEIALISLNDNKVKLMADKGDRKSIMLYQLLSEPSRFLATIQIGITLAGFLASAFAAESFAGRFTQWLIVLGVPGSPRVLEAASVIIITLILSYFTLVFGELVPKRLALQKAESISMFAVVPLTLLSKISSPFVKLLTFSTNSVVRLFGVDPSADDENVTEEEIRMMIDVGKEKGTIQENEKIMINNIFEFDDKQVSDIMTHRTNIVAIPAHFSLKETIDLVNLERYTRFPVYQDSLDHIIGILHVKDLLQFANKDHQAFNLLELIREPYYVPDSKGIDELFKEMQKHNTHLAIAIDEYGGTDGLVTIEDVLEEIVGNIFDEYDEPELETEKIKVIDENTYLIDGTTHLDDVTEALKLDLPIEDYDTLSGFVLGELGYIPNSDERPVTEYNNVLFAVEEMDEKRITQIRVSVRETELQM
- a CDS encoding LysM peptidoglycan-binding domain-containing protein; this translates as MSDSNDHRDQAQDLRERMNKKEQDSSKSLDALSLPPRSKVHQAKDKEKKPKFKFRFPLLRFLTFVFVLLPIAILGYTFHQQNELPAINELSKDDPSHSEKISIATKLENREVEIENKELTGSEEEADREDVGSAEEETTDTSTEKATTEDYNIIYHEVKEGETLYSISQYYYKSRLGEELIKEWNKLSDNKVENGKILQIPLKSSK
- a CDS encoding CPBP family intramembrane glutamic endopeptidase, giving the protein MKNQSDVIEHMTDREVLTHLYITQLFLLAIASVIGFFLFDLEQFKSIWQLDILEILLYGGVAGIGVVLIDLWLMKIVPAHHFDDGGINNRVFQKRSYLHIFVLCWIIAIAEEWLFRGVIQTHFGFVVASVLFAFLHVRYLKKWVLFLIVISLSFLLGYLYEITENLFVTIFAHFLIDFIFGVKIRIDYLKENEG
- a CDS encoding RecQ family ATP-dependent DNA helicase; this translates as MEIQAVLRDTFGYSSFRKGQKEIIEDVISGKNVVAMLPTGAGKSICYLLPGYILEGAVVIVSPLLSLMEDQIQQLQMLGEKRAVAINSFLSFEEKRKTIERLSVYKFIFVSPEMLQNSYFIKRLQSIHISLFVVDEAHCISQWGHEFRTDYLKLSGVIEDLGNPPCLALTATATKNVLHDMVRILKLKEVSYHLHSIDRPNISINVEKVANIDDKKRKLLQWVQQLQGPGMIYFSSRWWAENISNLLKDAGIKGVAFYHGGMDNEQRLLIQQQFLSDQIQIICCTNAFGMGVNKPNVRYVIHFHHPTTIEAYLQEIGRAGRDGNNSIAILLHSPTDQELPEALIQQEFPSLDELKHIIELLKGTCALNKPINESSLLSFTTLNETAWRFIKYQLELGGFLKEDILIQDIEPGMIIKNITTLIQDRLIYKKHKLKEMNSWIHSPNCRREEYLWIFDERLNNKVPQCCDLCQVDYQMYEKKDELVSETGLKGWQQELQSILIK
- a CDS encoding helix-turn-helix domain-containing protein, with translation MNYILLLTLYGLEKINGERTVYSIYHLYKGKRSSQTIQDAKLFQLEPLFGLLPDLTREGMERSVQQLIEKGMVSSVGEGAYTVNNTGRNQLSSFSIPKSLNGWAYSSITAVFWERLSLTIQCLSYLIHHETRFIPISRDQNTMQWVKSFLKNQPGLREVVAKDLHDELFSVLSNLDELQSTIFVYKLTSLRRIGYTNTQIAELLETDSLKVSISFQATVHYLLDRLEQYPDQYPLLSRLAMVSNKPTTLTQSTSRTMELLQQGRTIEEIAAMRQLKKNTIEDHIVEIALTNPSFDISTFINPKDISIISECIKNSGTNQLKLIRKQLPIEASYFEIRLVLAKLGGAHGNSSRIT
- a CDS encoding ferredoxin, whose product is MAKYTIVDKETCIACGACGAAAPDIYDYDDEGIAFVTLDDNAGIVEIPEVLEEDMMDAFEGCPTDSIKVADEPFDGDALKFE
- a CDS encoding peptidoglycan DD-metalloendopeptidase family protein; its protein translation is MLDLSRRLLIVLIMGFCIACMFLSVKTVKAEEQSPIILAETIDWVWPVYGELTDHFGTRGGHHHGIDIAAPTGTDTFSVEDGTVTKSYYSSSYGHVVFIKHPEGFETVYAHLSERLVEEGQEIKKGDVIGKVGNTGRSRGAHLHFEVHMGDWNVEKTNSINPLHALDVSVLIDGKVSQAMAEKKQAEKMAVLSNALPDQPADQWNISEKEAEQLLSTSVIVSSKDYSEDVLEIQGKQPNQEEVKASKKMDNIVVEVTKGMTLWGLSEKYDVSVKSIKEWNKLSSDTIVIGQELSIIQE